CGCATGAATTCAGTGGCGGACAGCGACAAAGAATCGGGATTGCCCGCGCTCTGGCAACAAATCCGGATTTGATTGTATGCGACGAACCTGTTAGTGCGCTCGACGTCAGCGTTCAGGCCCAGGTTATCAATCTTATGGAAGAGCTGCGCGATGAATTTAATCTTTCTTACGTTTTTATTGCCCATGATCTTAGCGTAGTTTATCACATTTCGGACAGAATTGCCGTGATGTACCTGGGTGATCTTGTTGAAATCGGGACATCAGACCAGGTGTATTTTACGCCAACCCACCCGTACTCACGCGCCCTGATCAGTGCTGTTCCCGAGCCAAACCCCAATATTGAAGGAAGGCAGCGGATCGTCCTCCAGGGCGATATTCCCACTCCGATGAATAAACCAACGGGCTGTGGCTTCCGTACGCGGTGTCCGATAGCCATTCCATTGTGCGAAAAGGTAAAACCCGAGCTGACTCTTAAACAGAGCGGAGCCATGGTGGCATGCCATGTTGTGGAATAAAACAGCCCACTTAGTGGGTACCGTGCTGTAGCCACGATCTGCGTTTGCCTCCGAATACCGGAGTCACACGGTAACCAAGCTTAGCAAGCTCGGCAAGTAAACCCTGTTTGCCGCCAAGATGTGCTGCTCCTAATGCGAAAAAAGCACCTCCATTGTCAACAGCAGCCTTCATCCTCTGTGCCATGGTGATATTACGGGTATCGTTCAGTTTAACCATGAATGTTTCTAACGTGGACACGCTGTCAACCATTTGCACAATTACATGAAGATCCTCGGTCCGGTAGGCATTGATCAGTACTGTAAGCGTACTATCGGATTCTGCCTGTCGGGCAGCCTCGAGCAGCATTGTGGGCGGAATACTGTCAAGAAGTGATAGCTGTTCGTGGAGCGTCTCCAGTCCGCTTACTCTGCATCCTGCTGACTTCGCTGTGCGCCACAAGAACTCATCAACACTCATCGGGGCCGTTGCGCCGTCTGCATCCATCGCCAGTAGGGCAATAACGGCACCGGGTTTAAGCTTTTCGGCCATGAAACTCATTGGACCAAGTTTCTTCGTCAGTACGGCTTTCAGCTCAGTTACCTGCGACGGTGTATAAAAATCCCACAGTTTTTTTCCGGCAGGGAGCATCATTACCGAGGGGTCCATGCCACTCAGGGCTGAATCCAGATTGATTTCAGAATAAAACTCCCGACATCGTTGTAAAATGGTTAGCACGGTATCACGCTGAAAAAATACTGTACTGTCGGGCAGATGTATCGTGCCAAAAACATAACTTGCAGCATCGGCATCAGACTCAATCTTCCATAATAATGTTGGCTGATTAAAATCATGTTCAGACCGAGATCCCACGCTACTGCAACCGATCACCAGGCACTGAAGCACGATACCAAACGTCAGACACCACTTCCTTAGATTTTTTTTTGTTTTCCATCGAACCATGGTACGCATCCTTATTTTATTGGCACTCCTTACGGTACACCTGCATGCTGAAGTTCTTGATACAGCTGCACTACAAAAGGTCATCAAAAAAGCTGTCAACCTGATGGACCGCAATCTACCCACCGAAGCGATTATCGCTTGGGATCAGGCTATCGCATTGCGTCCTGACTTCCTTCCGTACAAATATGAGAGAACAATTTGTTTGATGATGGATAAAAAGTATTCCCAGGCTCAGGTTGAACTGCTTGGCATGTACCGCGACACATCATTGTTTGACCGTGGCTTTCAGTTGTTGGGTAATTGCTACGACTTCCTGGGTGACACATCAAAGGCCCGTTCAACCTACCGCGAAGGCTTGCAGGCATGGCCCAAGAGCGGACGACTACATCTTGAAATGGGGAATGCCTCCTACCTGGATAATAATCCAAAGGCAGCACTTGAATGGTGGGCAAAAGGAGCACGAGCCGAGCCACAGTATCCAAGCAACTACTATCAGATTGCAACAACGTTTGCCTTTACGCCGTACCGCTTCTGGGCTCTCCTGTATGGCGAAGCGTTTTTGAATTTGGAAAGGGGCTCTCAGCGATATGCAGAGGTAAGCTCGCTCTTATTTCAAATCTGGCAAAAAGGCATAAACCCGGGAACCTCTGACCCGGTTCACTTTGCTTCGGCTGAAGTCATCGAACAGGCCTCCGATAACAACCCATCAGCAATGAGCTTCCCGATGGCCTTTGATTATACCGTCGCGGCTGCCCTGGCGATTGAGCGGAAAAATGGAACGATCAAGGACTCCGTCAAACTGGGCACTGCTCAATTGGTAGCGTTACGCTCACGGTTTTTAAAACTCTGGAAAGAGTCTGGCTATTTTGAAAAATACCCCAATGATATTTTGGACTTCAACGCAACGGTACAGCATTCCGGTTGGTTAAACGAATACCTCTGGTGGCTGTACTCATTTGGTGATAAGGCTGCCTCGAACCAGAACTATCAGACCAACGAGGCTAGGTACGATACCTTCCTTGCCTGGTTCGGCGACCACCTGCTGGATGCCGAAAAACCACTGTGCATTGGTTTTCAATGTCAGTAGGAAGATTGTTATCAAAACTTGACGTATTTTTGCAGTCTTATGGCAACATTACTTATCCTTATCTCTGTTTTTGCGTCCATCCTGCTGATTTTGGTTGTGTTGATTCAACCCGGTAAGTCTGAAATGATTTCCGGAATGGGTGGCTTGGGCGGACAAATCAACAGCATGCTTGGCGTTCGCACTGGACGTAACTTTTTGCAGAATCTTACCATTGGGTTGATGGCTGCTGTCATGGTTATTGCTATCCTGGCAAATAAGCTCTTCCTGGACCATGGAGATGTGCAAAAAGGCCCGGTAACGCAAGGACGGTCTATTCCGGCCAGTTCAATTCCCAATGCTCCGTCTGTTCCTGCCCCTCAGCCCCCTGCAGGAAAATAGTTAATCTGTAACAATGGCCGGAATCATCGGGACACCGATACAAGAAGATGACCTGACGTACGCTGCAAATGCAGACGTAAACAGGCAGCGTATGCGCGTGATCGATGCCGTTGCTAACACTGTGCGAATGGGTGGTGGCACAAAAGCCGTCAGCAGACACCATGCAAAGGGAAAACTCACCGCACGTGAGCGAATTGATGCGCTCATCGATCCTGATTCCTTCTTCTTGGAAGTTGGACTGTTTGCAGCTGAAGGAATGTACGAAGACGAAGGCGGTTGTCCGGGAGCCGGCGTGGTTGCCGGCGTTGGAGTAATTGCTCATCGCGAGTGCATGATTGTGGCGGGTGACGCAACGGTTAAAGCCGGCGCATGGTTCCCAATGACAGCAAAGAAAAACCTGCGGGCACAAGAAATTGCTATTGATAATAACCTGCCTATCATTTACCTGGTTGACTCGGCAGGTGTTTACCTCCCTTTACAGGAGCATGTATTCCCTGATAAGGAACATTTTGGAAGGCAGTTCCGAAACAACGCTGTTCTTAGTTCCAAGGGTATACCCCAAATTGCAGCAATTATGGGACCCTGCGTTGCCGGCGGTGCATACCTTCCTATCATGTGTGATGAAGTGATTATCGTTAAAGGAACAGGCTCCGTCTTCCTTGCAGGACCAGCACTGGTAGAGGCAGCTATTGGTGAGAAAACACCAGTAGAACCCCTTGGTGGTGCCATGATGCATACTACCATCAGTGGTGTCACCGATACCATGGTTGATTCTGACCAGGAAGCTCTTGAGCGAATCCGCTCAATTGTTGAGACATTTTCGCCAACAAAAGGGCAAAAGAACATTTTCTCCCGAGCGGAACCCAAGCCCCCTACCTACGACCCCGCAGAAATCTGGGGTATTCTTCCATCTGACCGTTCTAAACCGTACAGTATGCGCCAAATACTGGCACGGCTTCTTGATGAAAGTAAGTTTGATGAATACAAGGAAGATTACGGTAAAACAATTATCTGCGGTATAGGCAGGATTGACGGATGGGCCGTTGGCATTGTAGCAAATAACCGAGAAGTT
This is a stretch of genomic DNA from Ignavibacteria bacterium. It encodes these proteins:
- a CDS encoding TraB/GumN family protein; this translates as MVRWKTKKNLRKWCLTFGIVLQCLVIGCSSVGSRSEHDFNQPTLLWKIESDADAASYVFGTIHLPDSTVFFQRDTVLTILQRCREFYSEINLDSALSGMDPSVMMLPAGKKLWDFYTPSQVTELKAVLTKKLGPMSFMAEKLKPGAVIALLAMDADGATAPMSVDEFLWRTAKSAGCRVSGLETLHEQLSLLDSIPPTMLLEAARQAESDSTLTVLINAYRTEDLHVIVQMVDSVSTLETFMVKLNDTRNITMAQRMKAAVDNGGAFFALGAAHLGGKQGLLAELAKLGYRVTPVFGGKRRSWLQHGTH
- a CDS encoding acyl-CoA carboxylase subunit beta produces the protein MAGIIGTPIQEDDLTYAANADVNRQRMRVIDAVANTVRMGGGTKAVSRHHAKGKLTARERIDALIDPDSFFLEVGLFAAEGMYEDEGGCPGAGVVAGVGVIAHRECMIVAGDATVKAGAWFPMTAKKNLRAQEIAIDNNLPIIYLVDSAGVYLPLQEHVFPDKEHFGRQFRNNAVLSSKGIPQIAAIMGPCVAGGAYLPIMCDEVIIVKGTGSVFLAGPALVEAAIGEKTPVEPLGGAMMHTTISGVTDTMVDSDQEALERIRSIVETFSPTKGQKNIFSRAEPKPPTYDPAEIWGILPSDRSKPYSMRQILARLLDESKFDEYKEDYGKTIICGIGRIDGWAVGIVANNREVVRNGKGEMQVGGVIYSDSADKAARFVMNCNQRGIPLLFMQDVTGFMVGTRAEQGGIIKDGAKFVNAVANSIVPKFTIVVGNSYGAGNYAMCGRAYDPRFMYAWPTAQIAVMGGAQAAKTLLSIKIAALAKRGESITEAQQKEMLAEIQARYDATTTPVYAAANMWVDGIIAPTETRSVISRAIAVASHGNLPSTFSTGVLQV
- a CDS encoding ATP-binding cassette domain-containing protein is translated as MSNGTTQSQPTPLLDVNDLHVYFPVYGGLLQRKVADVKAVDGVSFHINKGETLGLVGESGCGKTTVGRAIINVLRHVSPDVYLSGSVNYSKDGSQTTNLLPLSKREMLPYRQAIQMIFQDPYSSLNQRLSVRQIVGEPIELHMKSLSKNEINDRVLYLLERVGLQPEYAGRYPHEFSGGQRQRIGIARALATNPDLIVCDEPVSALDVSVQAQVINLMEELRDEFNLSYVFIAHDLSVVYHISDRIAVMYLGDLVEIGTSDQVYFTPTHPYSRALISAVPEPNPNIEGRQRIVLQGDIPTPMNKPTGCGFRTRCPIAIPLCEKVKPELTLKQSGAMVACHVVE
- the secG gene encoding preprotein translocase subunit SecG, whose protein sequence is MATLLILISVFASILLILVVLIQPGKSEMISGMGGLGGQINSMLGVRTGRNFLQNLTIGLMAAVMVIAILANKLFLDHGDVQKGPVTQGRSIPASSIPNAPSVPAPQPPAGK